The following nucleotide sequence is from Halobaculum sp. MBLA0147.
CGCGACCGTCTCGACGCCGAGCCGCTGGGCCGCGAAGACGAGTTCCTTGCCGAGTTCGCCACTCCCGAGGAGCAAGAGCGTCGTCGCGTTCGCGGCATCTGGAGTGCCGATCGAGCCGAGCGTGGCCGCGTCGGGGTCGTGTGTCACGGACAGCGTCTCGGCGGGCTGCGGGATACCTCTGGTGGTCGTCGGTGTCAGCTACCATGACTCGGACGCCCGTCTCTGAGAACGTGGTCTTCGTGTGTCGCGGTCGGGGGACGGATCCGTCTTCGAGACGTCGGCGTCGTAGGCTAAGGTACCGCAACCCCCCGACCAGACTACCCGAACCTCTCGGAGAGGATACGCGCCCCGGGCACGCCGATCCGCTCGGCGGCCGCCACGTGTTCGAACAGATCCACCTCGTGAACTTCGGCGGTTCCGTCGTCGGCGCGCTCGTCGGTGCGGCGACTATCACCGTCGGCGGCGTGGTGTTCGGGACGGTCTACGAGCGGACCCGCAACCTAGTCGTCCCGATCCTGGCCCACGGCGCGTACAACACCGTGTTGTTGGTCGCGACCTTCCTCACCACCCGAGGAGGCTGCCGCGTCAGATCGGCGGGACGAGCAGGTTCCAGTACCACAGCAGCCAGTAGAACCCGACGAGTGAGGCGGTGACGACGGTGTACGAGAGTCGCCCGACGACACCCCAGTCGTCGCTCCGCCAGACGTGCGCCAGTCCGGCGACGGCACCCGCGGCGGCGACGAGGCCGACGAGTTGCCCGGCGAACGCGAACTGGAACGTCACACTCGGCGTGGAG
It contains:
- a CDS encoding lysostaphin resistance A-like protein; its protein translation is MTRTPVSENVVFVCRGRGTDPSSRRRRRRLRYRNPPTRLPEPLGEDTRPGHADPLGGRHVFEQIHLVNFGGSVVGALVGAATITVGGVVFGTVYERTRNLVVPILAHGAYNTVLLVATFLTTRGGCRVRSAGRAGSSTTAASRTRRVRR